TGACGCCGTTATGAACAAAACGGAAGAAACCATGCTCAATAACAACTCTATGGGCGACGAGCAGCGTGAAACCGCCCTTGAAATCACACGTAAGTGGTTTCCGCTGATGATCCTTGTTGGTTCTATTATCGGGATGGCTATTGTAGGCTGTATATTCAGTCTTATTGGAGCTGCCATCTTTAAGAAAGAAAAACCTTATACTATTCCTGAAGTGACTGAGGAATAATTCTTCCTGACCACTGTTGAGAATATATTATTATTTCGTGCAGGTTTTGTCAATAAAAATGATAAAATTTGCACGTTTTTATATAGGTATGTTTCATGCCTCATTCCTTATATCTTAAGAATGGATATATCCGTAGTCGTACCTCTTTATAATGAAGCAGAATCGTTGCCTGAGCTGGTGGAATGGATCCGCAAGGTGATGGAAACCAATAAATTTTCGTACGAAATCATTCTGGTGGATGATGGAAGCAACGATAGTTCATGGGAGGTAATCGAATCGCTTCAGAAACTTAATGCAGCAATCAGAGGGATAAAGTTCAGGCGCAACTATGGAAAGTCAGCAGCCCTGAATGTTGGATTTGCCTCAGCTCAGGGAAATGTGGTGATTACAATGGATGCCGACCTTCAGGATAGTCCCGATGAGATACCTGAACTATACCGGAAGATTACAGAAGAAAAGTATGATCTGGTATCTGGATGGAAGAAGAAAAGGCATGACCCGCTAAGTAAGACCATTCCTACCCGGTTGTTCAATTCAGCAACACGCAAAATGTCGGGCATTCACAACCTTCATGATTTCAACTGCGGCTTAAAAGCATACAAGCGCGACGTCGTTAAATGTATTGAAGTGTATGGCGAGATGCATCGTTATATTCCTGTTCTGGCTAAATGGGCTGGTTTCAGGAAAATAGGAGAGCAGGTTGTAGAACATCGGCCAAGAAAATACGGTACGACGAAGTTTGGCCTCAGCCGCTTTATTAATGGTTTTCTGGATCTTCTTTCCATCTTTTTCGTAGGGAAGTTCGGAAAACGGCCAATGCATTTTTTTGGCTCGATGGGCGTATTGAGTTTCCTTACAGGTTTAGTGATGACGGTATGGATAATCGCTGAGAAACTCATAGATATTGCCAACAATGTAAAGTTTCGAAACGTCACTGAACAGCCGTTGTTTTTTATAGCCCTG
The window above is part of the Arcticibacter tournemirensis genome. Proteins encoded here:
- a CDS encoding glycosyltransferase family 2 protein — its product is MDISVVVPLYNEAESLPELVEWIRKVMETNKFSYEIILVDDGSNDSSWEVIESLQKLNAAIRGIKFRRNYGKSAALNVGFASAQGNVVITMDADLQDSPDEIPELYRKITEEKYDLVSGWKKKRHDPLSKTIPTRLFNSATRKMSGIHNLHDFNCGLKAYKRDVVKCIEVYGEMHRYIPVLAKWAGFRKIGEQVVEHRPRKYGTTKFGLSRFINGFLDLLSIFFVGKFGKRPMHFFGSMGVLSFLTGLVMTVWIIAEKLIDIANNVKFRNVTEQPLFFIALVAIIVGFQLFLTGFVAELVSRNASERNSYNIEKTI